A region from the Alosa alosa isolate M-15738 ecotype Scorff River chromosome 7, AALO_Geno_1.1, whole genome shotgun sequence genome encodes:
- the zmp:0000001069 gene encoding galanin receptor type 3 — protein MNLTQDQLLAVLGHLNAVQPPINITNDDDRYNRNNEEAGHQTDDFSFLFPEGGGAGALEWQLFLTIHEPGTIALTVLYSLSFLVGMAGNVLSIRVLCGRRGSERLSSVSSTRVLLVNLAVCDLAVVCVCMPVTLASRIYVPWVWGGFLCRAVPFTQAVSVAASVLSLTVISVNRYLSVRCPLRARSLFTRRRILAAVAAVWAVSASICAPLAVMMQLDELRLHGLPSALPVCSEAWPRARLRQGYNVLLFAALYCLPVSFNLAVGFLTGRRLCGYDDPLVPSSSSAASSSGLGRFCFSELDPRSRALHAARLRGRRRIARLVLALVLLFAASWLPLYVADLWLDCGGFGGGSGGGGEEGGGHQPPSWLLQARPFAQWLGLTNSSLNPICYCLVGDLHRSARQLRARYQQRILTLFGGGGGGGGGGGSGTTSQSAPVAVFSTDPADGGPSPASALALASLPKIFSFGREETLDTGEKERPEEVEEEAEEEEEEEEERRGYEKMTATGVENCGADTEAAEDRYGQSECITFSSVC, from the coding sequence ATGAATCTGACTCAGGATCAGCTACTGGCGGTGTTGGGCCACCTGAACGCTGTGCAACCCCCTATCAATATCACCAACGATGACGACCGCTACAACCGCAACAACGAGGAGGCGGGACATCAGACGGACGACTTCAGCTTCCTCTTCCCGGAGGGAGGCGGAGCCGGCGCCCTTGAGTGGCAGCTGTTCCTGACCATCCACGAGCCGGGCACCATCGCGCTGACCGTGCTCTACTCGCTCTCCTTCCTGGTGGGCATGGCGGGCAACGTGCTGTCGATCCGCGTGCTGTGCGGCCGACGCGGCTCCGAGCGCCTGTCCAGCGTGAGCTCCACGCGCGTCCTCCTGGTCAACCTGGCGGTGTGCGACCTGGCcgtggtgtgcgtgtgcatgccgGTGACGCTGGCGAGCCGCATCTACGTGCCGTGGGTGTGGGGCGGCTTCCTGTGCCGCGCCGTCCCCTTCACGCAGGCAGTGTCCGTCGCCGCGTCCGTCCTGAGCCTGACAGTCATCAGCGTCAATCGCTACCTGAGCGTGCGCTGCCCGCTGCGCGCCCGCTCCCTCTTTACGCGCCGGCGGATCCTGGCGGCCGTGGCGGCCGTGTGGGCGGTGTCGGCGTCCATCTGCGCGCCGCTGGCCGTCATGATGCAGCTGGACGAGCTGCGTCTCCACGGGCTGCCCTCGGCGCTGCCCGTCTGCAGCGAGGCCTGGCCGCGTGCCCGTCTGCGCCAGGGCTACAACGTGCTGCTCTTCGCCGCCCTCTACTGCCTGCCCGTCTCCTTCAACCTGGCCGTCGGGTTCCTGACCGGACGCCGGCTCTGCGGCTACGACGACCCCCTCGTCCCCTCCTCGTCGTCCGCCGCCTCCTCCTCGGGGCTCGGCCGCTTCTGCTTCTCGGAGCTGGACCCACGCTCGCGGGCCCTCCACGCCGCGAGGCTCCGAGGCCGGCGGCGGATCGCCCGGCTGGTCCTTGCGCTCGTGCTGCTCTTCGCCGCCTCCTGGCTGCCGCTCTACGTGGCCGACCTGTGGCTGGACTGCGGCGGCTTCGGCGGCGGCAGCGGTGGCGGGGGGGAGGAGGGTGGCGGTCACCAGCCGCCCAGCTGGCTGCTCCAGGCGCGGCCCTTCGCCCAGTGGCTGGGCCTGACCAACTCCAGCCTCAACCCCATCTGCTACTGCCTGGTGGGCGACCTGCACCGCTCGGCGCGACAGCTGCGCGCGCGCTACCAGCAGCGCATCCTCACGCTCTTcggcggtggaggaggaggaggaggaggaggaggtagcgGAACCACCTCCCAGAGCGCCCCGGTCGCCGTCTTCAGCACTGACCCCGCCGACGGTGGACCGTCTCCGGCCTCCGCGCTCGCCCTCGCGTCCCTGCCCAAGATCTTCAGCTTCGGCCGCGAGGAGACGCTGGACACcggggagaaggagaggccagaggaggtggaggaggaggcagaggaggaggaagaagaggaggaggagaggagggggtacGAGAAAATGACCGCCACCGGCGTGGAGAACTGCGGGGCGGACACAGAGGCTGCAGAGGACAGGTACGGTCAGTCGGAGTGCATCACCTTCTCCAGCGTGTGCTAg